DNA sequence from the Oryza brachyantha chromosome 5, ObraRS2, whole genome shotgun sequence genome:
aaaaaaatctgatgtgacacctaATTAAAGTCAAATGAAAGGGTCATTGAGAATGGCCTTAGCGTCGATCCTACAATAGACGCTTATAGGGATTTtcgttattaaaaaaagagtttaGCCAACTCGAATCAAACCAATGATGGATTTATAGGCCATTTGATTATGTTATTTACCATGATTTCAAAACACATCCaatacaaacaaaacaaaattttaattgttcCTCGATAAGTTATTACATCATAATCAACACCAACACATATCCACAACAAGAAAATCCTACATGTACTACCCACTCATCTGATTCGTCTTCTTCCCTCCAATCTTGACTTTCATCTTCTCAGACAAGTCTGTTTGTATGATGTCATTTCTTTAGAACTCACACTTGTTGATAGCATTATTTAGACTTAAATATttatcaatgatattttttggattttctcTTCGTTAATATTCAAATCAATCTTATCAAAAATTGgtaatgtcaaaattttaacacaTTTCGACGCTATTAATCTTTGATAGTGCTGAAAGTAAGGATACAAGTGGGCCTTCCAACACTGCTCTAGCCCCCTCGTTGGGCCGGCCTAAAGCCCACAATTTCCAAAGCCCAACACCGCAGATAAACCCAAACAGAGCATCCACCCCACAAGAAGCCCAAAAATGGTGCCCCCCTCCCCACCActcgccgcgctctccgccgccgcccgccgcaccgccacggtcgccgcccgacgcgGCCGTCCCCTCCTCCCCGCTCTGGCCTCGTTGGTCCCGGATCTCTACCcctcgctccgccgccgcgtccgcctcATGCCGCAGCAGCAGAAGGAGGGCCCGCGCGCTCCCCTGCCGCCGCGCGGCAGGGGcttcgccgcggccgcgggagGAGCGCGGGATGTGCTGGAGGGGTGTGGCGGTGACTCCGAGCTGGTGGTGGTCTCGTTCTACAGGTTCGCGGACTTCGCCGACCACGCCGAGCTGCGGCGGCCGCTCAAGGAGCTCTGCGAAGAGCTGGTGAGCACTTCTCATCCGGTTCACCAGTAGCACGGATAAGGCTTAATTAACTATCGCCATAGTCCCGTAGGATGCATTTAGTAGTTAATCTTATGGGTATATGATATGATTTCTTATTGTCTAGTTCAACTGGATTGCTTAGCAGGTTTCAAGTCATTCAGATGCAAAGTTGCAATGTTAGTGTGGATGCACTGCTTTATTTGATGTTACTAATGAGTTACtgcaaatttgaaatttccaAATATGTTGTGCTTAAAATGAGAGGACTGAATAGTGATGTTCACATCGTGGTGAAGTTGACTGATGCAGTTTATCTATTGACTGTTTTGTGAAACTGGATTCTCACATGTTTGGCCGGCTGATGCTGTTCAGCGTGTTTCAGGTGGTATTATCCTTGCGCCAGAAGGAATCAATGGCAGCATATGTGGAACACCAGAAGCTGTGGAGAAAGTCTTGAAGTATATCCAAGCAGACAGCTGCTTGAAAGGGCTGCGAATGATCCAGTCTCCTGTTACTCCGGAAGATGAGGCTATCCATCATGGACATACCAGCCATTCTCCTGTTGGCGCTGGGGAAGATGCACCCTTCCGGTGGGATCATGTCCGTGTGAAATTGAAAAAGGAGGTTTGTTGGTTTTCCTGTACAACAGCTACTGTTTCTTTCAATAGAATGACCTGGTTTTAATGGTCCAGACTACTACGCTTTATTGGCTGTTTATCAGATAGTCACTCTCGGAGATCCTGGTGTCATGCCTACTAAAATGGTTGGAAAATATGTGAAGCCAAAAGACTGGAATGCATTGATAAGTGACCCAGATACTGTGAGTGTTTTACTCATCTCAGAGACTTATTTATCCTATTGATATGTATTTTATTCAACTGTGTTATCCAAACAACTTGTTTACATTATCCATGTGGCAGGTTGTTATTGATGTGCGTAACATGTATGAGATTCGCATAGGAAAATTTAAGAGAGCTGTAGATCCATGTACAAACTCATTCAGAGAGTTTCCATCTTGGGTGGATGATCAGTTTGATTTGGCTGAATCTGACAGTCAACCGTCATCTGGAGATGACAGTATAACTGGTGGACCATTGGAAGATCTCGGTTCAAGAAAATCCAAAGAGCTACCACGAGTTGCAATGTACTGCACTGGTGGCATAAGATGTGAAAAAGCATCAAGCTTCCTACTCAGCAAGGGCTTTAAAGAGGTATATTGTGAAGTTTTTTCTGAGTTCTATTGTTTCGATCAATTTTACTATTAAGAATTTTACCTTCGTCCTTAAATTTGTTAAACAAATAGATGAGTTATATGTGTTCTGTATCCTTGACTCTTGCATATTGCACAGAATTTTACCTTCAtccttaaatttattaaacaaaAAGATGTGTTATAcgtagggatggcaattggACCTCTGGGTCCGGGGCCCCAACGGGTTTTGTACCCAATGGGTGTGGGTATGGGTGAAGATTCGTACCCATGGGTTCATGTGGATGGGTACCCGTAAAGCTATGGGTTGGGTACGGGTTTTAGATTTAACCCGTGGGTGCTCATTGGGTCCCTAAAAATCTAGCGATACCTtgaaatatttgatatgaagCATGCTTATTGTTTAGTATTATTATAAGCAGGGAGCATGAGAATATTGTTGATGCATGATTAGCCGTTTGTGTCAATATGATTGGATAACTGAACGGTAGAATTCGTCGATCTTAGTTTTACTTGCTTACTATTgtacctttttattttcttgttgctatattaatcaatcgactatgtttatttgcttatttcctacatttaaatattaaaaaacctTAATATACTTATGGAGATGTCTtgattaagatattttttatttgacatagtTTCACCCGTGGGTATCCATTGGGTTTCGAGTACCCAGCAGGTATGAGTACGGGTTTAGTTTTGCACCCATGAAGGTTTACGGGTATGGGTTTACCTTACAGTCACGGGTTTTATGACGGGTGGGTTTTTACAAAACCCGCTCCAAACCCGACCCATTGTCATCCCTAGTTATACGTTTTCTGTATTCTTAACTCTTGCATTTTGTGCGGTTTACCTTGCCATCAGTGTTGTAACCACAATAGCATCAGGTTATGGGGGTAGAT
Encoded proteins:
- the LOC102721931 gene encoding rhodanese-like domain-containing protein 7 gives rise to the protein MVPPSPPLAALSAAARRTATVAARRGRPLLPALASLVPDLYPSLRRRVRLMPQQQKEGPRAPLPPRGRGFAAAAGGARDVLEGCGGDSELVVVSFYRFADFADHAELRRPLKELCEELRVSGGIILAPEGINGSICGTPEAVEKVLKYIQADSCLKGLRMIQSPVTPEDEAIHHGHTSHSPVGAGEDAPFRWDHVRVKLKKEIVTLGDPGVMPTKMVGKYVKPKDWNALISDPDTVVIDVRNMYEIRIGKFKRAVDPCTNSFREFPSWVDDQFDLAESDSQPSSGDDSITGGPLEDLGSRKSKELPRVAMYCTGGIRCEKASSFLLSKGFKEVYHLEGGILKYLEEIPKAESLWDGECFVFDKRVSVEHGLAQGTHKLCYGCKQPVSDEDMESHEWEYGVSCPYCFATKSEEEKERARARQRQFETWGVIGGPDKGRGPKKLEANRTAEETKQFSSSV